In a genomic window of Vespula vulgaris chromosome 13, iyVesVulg1.1, whole genome shotgun sequence:
- the LOC127068581 gene encoding fatty acid synthase encodes MPARFEGVNSPIVREPVVSNGVPHSLNEDIVISGFSGRLPESSNIEEFKAQLFDGIDLITDDERRWPSGIYGLPTRSGKIKDLESFDATFFGVHAKQAHVMDPQLRMLLEITYEAIIDAGINPVSLRGTRTGVFIGVSSSESDEYWTRDPETVNGYGLTGCCRAMFPNRISYTFDFQGPSYAVDTACSSSLYAMHQAISSMRSGECDSAIVGGCNLLLKPTSSLQFHRLNMLSLDGMCKAFDADGKGYVRAEAAVAILLQKSKDARRVYATVVNSKTNVDGNKIQGITFPNGDMQNRLMREVYLECGVNPADVAYVEAHGTGTKVGDPQEINSIADIFCKNRKGPLLIGSVKSNMGHSEPASGLCSIAKILLAMETGIIPPNLHFNNPNTNIPSLLDGRIQVVDKPTPWKGGLVAVNSFGFGGANAHIVLRSNPKPKLSPVLETKLPKLINVSGRTEEAVNFLLDTIKEYEQDDEFISIIHDIHANNISGHSVRGFEILGNSNIREVGQYNSSSKQPIWFIFSGMGSQWAGMGQKLFCIETFQRSLQRCAEALKPEGIDLIDLILHGTNESFKNVLNSFVSIAAIQVAFVDLLTLLDIHPDGIIGHSVGELGCAYADGTFTPEQTVLAAYWRGKCILESNLPLGGMAAVGLGWEETLKVCPPDVSPVCHNAADSVTVSGPVDSVVKFVDVLKSQNIFAKLVDSSGVAFHSKYIASVGPKLRTVLEKIIPNPKQRSARWISSSIPENAWSGPLAQLSSAAYHVNNLLSPVLFQEALVYVPENAIVIEIAPHCLLQAILRRSLPPTVTNIALHKRDHNDNLDFLLSNIGKLYATGAQPKISKLYPLINYPVGRGTPMLNSLVKWDHSTLWSVANFSKNAARSGESIVEIDLSKETDAYISGHTIDGRILFPATGYLTIVWKTFAKLNNVDYEQMPVVFENVQFQRATIIPKEGSVKFLINIFDGSGDFEICEGGSVTVTGKIRLPDDIEKEQLNLPAPTTQDESALMELNTKDVYKDLRLRGYDYSGIFQGIKVSDNRGINGQLFWNNDWISFLDTMLQFSILGKSVKELYIPTRIQHVSINPTVHLKFVNELPQEGGSLPVYNYTNISCIKSGGVEMRGLKASLAPRRQQIQATPKHERYTFVPYENYQILSEDPDKAKLHVLTVLLGIVHENMLSMKLKIAEVAGERAAEALLSSLVLQILYSEPGIINVDLQLIATSPDNYAASLDQSNVKIVAKDINNAPAGQDLHLVLAADVLSNKSLTVLGNLSNSLKNGGFIILEETGNFDVKLLKGTGLTVVSTQINAGKTYVLLKKLEQKGQPIIIQITEKNFSWLEGVKAALNKSETEGQEVLLVSQGEQLLGLIGFMNCLRFESGGSNARYVFIQDKNAPKFSLTSRSYAEQLNKQLVANVLKGGHWGSYRHLRLEQQNDASSLQVEHAYINTLIRGDLTSLRWIESSLSYYQPEKYPDTEMCSVYYAPLNFRDIMLATGKLPPDALPGDMATQDCILGLEFSGRDTKGRRVMGMVGSRGLATTVLADPGFMWEVPNKWTLEEAATIPVVYATSYYALFVRGRLRPGETVLIHAGTGGVGQASIAIALHAGCKVFTTVGSQEKRNFLKKMFPQLTDRNIGNSRDTSFEQLILTETNGRGVDVVLNSLAEEKLQASVRCLARDGRFLEIGKFDLSNNSLLGMSIFLKNTSFHGILLDALFETDCPEKREVVRLVNEGIKSGAVKPLPSTVFSEQQIEQGFRFMATGKHIGKVLLKIREEETQKVVQPFSKTVAAIPRTYMNPDKSYILVGGLGGFGLELANWMITRGAKHVILTSRSGIRTGYQALCVRRWRESGVNIVISTTDVTTLAGAEKLIKESNEIAPVGGIFNLAVVLNDAFIENLNENNFKNVALPKIDGTKNLDLASRKHCPSLDYFVAFSSVSCGRGNLGQTNYGLANSAMERIVEQRQSNGLPGLAIQWGAIGDVGLILENLGDNDTEIGGTLPQRISSCLSTLDVFLQQLHPVLSSIVLADKHKSTDNTNQVTLVQAVGNILGIKDLKSVNPNNTLADLGMDSLMGTEIKQTLERNYDLVLSAQEIRGLTLSKLLELSSDNTDTNDAAPSTNNISENVTDELLFQYYETEIVPKTSLVELETKNSKGTPLFLIHAIEGIISPLKTLAGLLERPVWGLQCTQDAPLDSISELAGFYIKLMKQVQKKGPFHIAGYSFGACIAFEMGLQLEKSGENVVLTLLDGSPVFITLHTQKTGKQGNQMNKDELSDGRRKALAFFLKQFRKDINYLQAYGILKDTQTEEQTLDKMLEVIGNTPFKPEELKIAGILFYKKLRAANLYQPNDKFNGEITLLKAKDNFVALNYDYGLSEICRQKVKVEELPGNHRDILAGDGVKKIANVLRL; translated from the exons ATGCCTGCTCGGTTCGAAGGTGTTAACAGTCCTATCGTACGGGAGCCAGTCGTTTCGAATGGTGTTCCCCATAGTCTCAATGAGGATATTGTCATAAGTGGTTTCTCAG gTCGTCTACCAGAGTCATCTAATATAGAAGAATTTAAAGCACAATTATTCGATGGAATCGATTTAATCACAGATGATGAACGTCGTTGGCCCTCTGGTATATATGGTTTACCAACCAGAAGTGGGAAAATTAAAGATCTTGAGTCTTTTGATGCCACTTTCTTTGGCGTACATGCTAAGCAAGCTCACGTAATGGATCCACAGCTTAGAATGCTCTTGGAAATAACCTATGAAGCTATTATCGATGCTGGCATCAATCCTGTTTCGTTAAGAGGCACAAGAACTGGTGTATTCATTGGTGTTTCTTCTTCGGAATCTGATGAATATTGGACAAGAGATCCAGAAACCGTCAATG GATATGGTTTGACTGGATGTTGCCGGGCAATGTTCCCCAATAGAATTTCTTACACTTTCGATTTCCAAGGACCCAGCTACGCAGTAGACACAGCCTGTTCATCTTCATTATACGCAATGCACCAGGCAATATCTTCAATGAGATCTGGAGAATGTGACTCAGCTATAGTCGGTGGTTGTAATCTACTTTTGAAACCAACAAGTTCACTACAATTCCACAGATTAAACATGTTATCTTTGGATGGTATGTGCAAAGCTTTTGATGCCGATGGAAAGGGTTACGTAAGAGCAGAAGCAGCTGTGGCAATATTGTTGCAAAAATCGAAGGATGCTCGTAGAGTTTATGCCACTGTTGTTAATTCTAAAACAAATGTGGATGGTAACAAGATTCAAGGAATTACTTTTCCCAACGGAGATATGCAGAATAGGTTGATGCGTGAGGTGTACTTAGAATGTGGTGTTAATCCAGCTGATGTAGCTTACGTTGAAGCTCATGGAACTGGCACGAAAGTAGGAGATCCACAAGAAATCAACTCGATTGCAGATATATTTTGTAAGAACAGGAAAGGACCCTTGCTTATTGGATCGGTTAAATCAAATATGGGTCATTCCGAACCAGCCAGTGGATTATGTTCAATTGCAAAAATTCTTCTCGCAATGGAAACTGGCATTATTCCACCCAacttacattttaataatccTAATACTAACATACCTTCGTTGTTGGATGGAAGGATACAGGTCGTTGACAAACCAACACCATGGAAAGGTGGCTTAGTAGCAGTGAACTCATTTGGTTTTGGTGGAGCAAATGCACATATTGTTTTACGCAGTAATCCAAAACCAAAATTATCACCAGTACTGGAAACTAAATTACCGAAACTCATAAATGTATCTGGTCGTACTGAAGAAGCTGTTAACTTTTTGTTAGATACAATCAAAGAATACGAACAGGAcgatgaatttatttcaataatacatGATATACATGCTAATAATATATCTGGACATTCTGTACGTGGATTTGAAATATTAGGAAACTCTAATATTCGTGAAGTAGGTCAATATAATAGTTCATCCAAACAACCTATATGGTTTATATTTTCTGGCATGGGTTCGCAATGGGCAGGTATGGGACAAAAACTCTTTTGCATTGAAACTTTTCAACGTAGTTTGCAACGTTGCGCTGAAGCATTGAAACCAGAAGGCATTGATCTGATCGATCTCATTCTACATGGAACAAACGAAAGTTTTAAGAACGTATTGAACAGTTTTGTATCAATCGCTGCTATTCAGGTTGCTTTTGTTGATTTATTAACGTTATTGGATATACATCCAGATGGTATCATTGGACATTCTGTTGGAGAGTTAGGCTGTGCTTATGCCGATGGTACTTTTACACCTGAACAAACAGTCTTAGCGGCATATTGGAGAGGTAAATGTATATTAGAATCCAACTTACCACTTGGAGGTATGGCTGCAGTTGGTCTCGGCTGGGAGGAAACATTAAAAGTTTGCCCACCTGACGTATCACCGGTTTGTCACAATGCTGCTGATTCCGTAACAGTCTCTGGCCCAGTCGATTCTGTTGTTAAATTCGTAGATGTATTGAAGAGCCAAAATATCTTCGCCAAACTTGTCGACAGTTCTGGTGTTGCTTTCCATAGCAAATACATAGCATCAGTTGGACCAAAATTACGTACAGTACTTGAGAAAATTATTCCAAATCCAAAGCAACGTTCTGCCAGATGGATCTCGAGTTCTATTCCAGAGAATGCTTGGAGTGGTCCACTCGCACAGCTTAGCTCAGCTGCATATCACGTGAACAATCTTTTGTCGCCCGTGTTATTCCAAGAAGCATTGGTTTATGTGCCAGAAAATGCAATTGTTATAGAAATTGCACCTCATTGCTTACTCCAAGCAATTCTACGCAGATCTTTACCTCCAACTGTAACAAACATCGCCCTTCATAAAAGAGATCATAACGATAATTTAGACTTCCTTTTAAGCAACATAGGAAAATTATATGCCACAGGTGCACAACCAAAAATTTCCAAATTGTATCCACTTATCAACTATCCTGTTGGCCGTGGCACACCAATGTTAAATTCCCTTGTTAAATGGGATCACTCGACCTTATGGAGTGTAgctaatttttcaaagaatgcAGCTCGTTCTGGAGAAAGTATCGTAGAAATTGATTTATCCAAAGAAACAGATGCTTATATTAGTGGACATACGATCGATGGAAGAATTTTATTCCCTGCGACTGGTTATTTAACAATCGTATGGAAAACATTTGCAAAACTTAACAATGTTGATTATGAACAGATGCCAGTGGTTTTTGAAAACGTACAGTTCCAACGTGCTACGATCATTCCAAAAGAAGGCTCAGTGAAGTTCTTGATAAACATCTTTGATGGTAGTGGTGATTTCGAGATTTGCGAAGGAGGATCAGTTACAGTTACTGGTAAAATTCGTCTGCCAGACGACATCGAAAAAGAACAACTGAACCTACCAGCTCCTACCACTCAAGATGAATCTGCTCTTATGgaattaaatacaaaagacGTTTATAAGGATCTCAGACTACGTGGTTACGATTACAGTGGTATTTTCCAAGGTATCAAGGTATCAGATAATCGAGGAATCAATGGACAACTTTTCTGGAATAACGATTGGATTTCATTTTTGGATACTATGCTTCAATTCTCTATACTTGGCAAGAGTGTCAAAGAGTTATATATTCCAACACGTATACAACATGTTTCTATTAATCCTACCGTTCATCTGAAATTTGTGAACGAACTCCCACAAGAAGGAGGAAGTCTTCCAGTTTATAactatacaaatatttcttgcATTAAGTCAGGTGGTGTTGAAATGAGAGGTTTAAAAGCATCTTTAGCACCAAGGAGACAACAAATTCAAGCAACACCCAAACATGAACGATATACTTTCGTACCGtatgaaaattatcaaatCCTTTCTGAAGATCCTGATAAAGCTAAGTTACATGTTTTAACTGTTTTATTGGGTATTGTCCACGAGAACATGCTCAgtatgaaattgaaaatagcTGAAGTAGCTGGAGAAAGAGCAGCAGAAGCGTTATTGTCGTCATTGGTGTTACAAATTTTGTACAGTGAACCTGGAATAATTAAT gTTGACTTACAATTGATCGCTACTTCGCCAGATAATTATGCTGCATCTTTGGATCAATCTAACGTAAAGATTGTAGCTAAGGATATAAACAATGCACCTGCTGGACAGGATTTACATCTTGTATTAGCAGCCGATGTACTTAGTAATAAATCTCTGACCGTCCTAGGAAATTTATCTAACTCTTTGAAAAATGGGGGTTTCATTATTTTGGAAGAGACTGGAAATTTTGACgtgaaattattgaaaggtACTGGATTGACGGTCGTTAGTACACAAATTAATGCTGGGAAGACTTATGTACTTTTGAAGAAACTCGAACAGAAAGGACAAccaataattatacaaattactgaaaaaaatttctcatgGCTCGAAGGAGTTAAAGCTGCATTGAATAAATCTGAAACAGAAGGTCAAGAGGTTCTTTTAGTTAGTCAAGGGGAACAATTACttg GTTTAATCGGTTTCATGAATTGTCTTCGTTTTGAGAGTGGTGGAAGCAACGCTCGTTACGTTTTCATTCAAGACAAAAATGCgccgaaattttctttaacttcaCGATCTTATGCTGAACAATTGAACAAGCAATTAGTGGCCAATGTATTGAAGGGAGGTCATTGGGGAAGTTATCGTCATTTACGTTTGGAGCAACAGAACGATGCATCGTCTTTACAGGTCGAACATGCTTACATTAATACTTTGATTAGAGGTGATTTGACAAGTTTAAGATGGATTGAAAGCTCTTTGAGTTATTATCAGCCTGAAAAATATCCAGACACTGAAATGTGTAGTGTTTATTACGCTCCATTAAACTTCAG AGACATTATGTTGGCTACCGGAAAGTTACCACCAGATGCATTGCCAGGTGATATGGCTACTCAAGACTGTATCTTAGGTCTTGAATTTTCTGGTAGAGATACCAAAGGACGAAGAGTCATGGGAATGGTAGGATCCCGAGGATTAGCAACAACTGTGCTAGCGGATCCTGGATTTATGTGGGAAGTACCCAATAAGTGGACCTTAGAAGAAGCAGCGACTATTCCAGTTGTCTATGCAACTAGTTATTATGCTCTTTTCGTACGCGGTAGATTAAGGCCAGGCGAAACTGTTTTGATTCATGCTGGTACTGGTGGAGTTGGTCAAGCAAGTATCGCGATAGCTTTACATGCTGGATGTAAAGTATTCACTACGGTAGGAtctcaagagaaaagaaacttctTAAAGAAGATGTTCCCACAATTGACCGATAGGAATATTGGTAACTCAAGAGATACCAGTTTTGAACAGTTGATTCTAACTGAAACTAATGGACGTGGAGTTGACGTTGTTCTGAACTCATTGgcagaagaaaaattacaggCTAGTGTAAGATGTCTTGCAAGGGATGGTCGATTCCTTGAAATTGGCAAATTTGATTTATCAAATAACAGTCTTCTAGGAATGtctattttcttgaaaaatactTCGTTCCATGGTATACTTTTGGATGCATTATTTGAAACTGATTGtccagagaaaagagaggtagTGAGATTGGTTAACGAAGGAATTAAGAGCGGAGCTGTGAAGCCACTCCCATCGACTGTCTTTTCGGAACAACAAATTGAACAAGGGTTTAGATTCATGGCTACTGGTAAACACATTGGCAAGGTATTGTTAAAGATTCGTGAGGAAGAAACACAAAAGGTTGTACAACCGTTCTCGAAGACTGTAGCAGCTATTCCACGAACATACATGAATCCAGACAAATCATACATACTTGTTGGAGGTCTTGGTGGATTTGGATTAGAACTTGCAAACTGGATGATAACTCGAGGCGCCAAACATGTCATTCTGACATCAAGATCAGGTATACGTACAGGATATCAAGCATTATGCGTTCGACGTTGGCGTGAGTCCGGTGTAAATATTGTCATTTCTACGACCGACGTTACTACGTTAGCTGGTgcagaaaaattaataaaagaaagtaacgaGATAGCTCCTGTCGGTGGCATATTTAATTTGGCTGTTGTCTTGAACGACGCTTTCATTGAAAATCTTAACGAAAACAATTTCAAGAATGTTGCATTACCTAAAATCGATGGCACCAAGAATTTAGATCTAGCTTCGAGGAAACATTGTCCTTCTTTGGATTACTTCGTTGCCTTTTCATCGGTATCCTGTGGAAGAGGCAATTTAGGACAAACTAATTATGGTCTTGCTAATTCAGCGATGGAGAGAATAGTAGAACAGAGGCAATCTAATGGTTTACCTGGTTTGGCTATTCAATGGGGTGCCATTGGCGACGTTGGTTTAATTTTAG aAAATCTGGGAGATAACGATACAGAAATTGGTGGTACCCTTCCACAACGTATAAGTAGTTGTCTCTCAACGTTAGACGTATTCCTTCAACAATTACATCCTGTTCTATCGTCAATAGTTTTAGCAGATAAACATAAATCGACTGATAATACAAATCAAGTGACTCTCGTTCAAGCTGTTGGAAATATTCTAGGAATCAAAGATCTGAAATCAGTGAATCCAAATAACACTTTGGCTGATCTAGGAATGGATTCATTGATGGGTACAGAGATAAAACAAACTCTTGAAAGGAATTACGATTTAGTTCTATCAGCTCAAGAAATTCGTGGCTTGACGTTGAGCAAATTATTGGAATTGTCATCTGATAACACAGATACGAATGATGCTGCTCCAAGTACAAATAATATCTCAGAAAATGTAACGGACGAATTACTCTTCCAATATTATGAAACAGAAATTGTACCTAAGACCTCTCTCGTAGAATTAGAAACAAAGAATTCAAAGGGTACACCATTGTTCTTGATTCATGCTATAGAAGGAATTATATCTCCTCTGAAAACTTTAGCTGGTCTATTAGAACGACCTGTTTGGGGACTTCAATGTACTCAAGATGCACCACTTGATTCCATATCGGAATTAGCTGGATTTTACATAAAGCTCATGAAACAGGTACAGAAAAAAGGTCCCTTCCATATAGCAGGTTATTCTTTTGGTGCCTGTATAGCTTTTGAAATGGGCTTGCAATTAGAAAAAAGTGGAGAAAATGTTGTGTTAACTCTTCTCGATGGTTCACCAGTTTTTATCACTTTACATACTCAAAAAACTGGGAAACAAGGTAATCAGATGAATAAAGATGAATTATCTGATGGTCGTCGGAAAGCTCTGGCATTCTTCTTGAAACAGTTTAGAAAGGATATCAATTATCTTCAg gCATACGGTATCTTAAAAGACACACAAACAGAAGAACAGACGTTAGATAAAATGTTAGAAGTAATTGGTAATACACCATTTAAACCAGAGGAATTAAAAATCGCTGGAATATTGTTCTACAAAAAATTAAGGGCTGCTAATCTTTATCAACCAAATGACAAATTTAATGGTGAAATTACATTACTCAAAGCCAAAGATAATTTTGTAGCATTGAATTACGATTATGGTCTTTCAGAG ATTTGTAGGCAAAAAGTTAAAGTTGAAGAATTACCAGGTAATCATAGAGATATCTTAGCTGGCGATGGTGTCAAGAAAATAGCAAACGTTTTGCGACTATAA
- the LOC127068582 gene encoding 2-oxoglutarate and iron-dependent oxygenase domain-containing protein 3-like, with protein sequence MSQETKKSKKKDAKKEKITQVQNNVKEVVDANKNDKPKYGPSISFPYQRVWSRCVLIVGVLFIVWYNSKQGKEIQLAKQKDILVSRTQNVECSEEYKNELSKFPGCLPEKCGRVVTDKLVTSTESDVLLRLAINGMSLGSSDGGVTILDLHSGALSKGSKFINIYELEGKDKIFNAADFAIYKVVKTKIQHAIAHNFGVDVDKIYLTKPTFFSQMNNVPAKTIHDEYWHPHIDKETYEYFHYTSLLYLNDFDRDFEGGKFMFINKNNVNSTVEPRKGRVLMFTSGSENLHAVEKIRSGTRYALTISFTCNMNKAISDPSYRNILK encoded by the exons atgtcacaagaaacaaaaaagtcaaagaaaaaagatgcaaagaaggaaaagataacGCAAGTTCAAAATAATGTGAAAGAAGTTGTAgatgcaaataaaaatgacaaacC aaaatatggACCTTCCATATCCTTCCCATATCAAAGAGTATGGTCACGTTGCGTTCTAATAGTTGGTGTTTTGTTTATTGTATGGTATAACAGTAAACAGGGTAAAGAGATACAATTAGCAAAACAGAAAGATATACTGGTAAGCCGAACACAAAATGTAGAGTGTTCAGAAgagtataaaaatgaattaagtAAATTTCCTGGTTGTCTACCAGAAAAGTGCGGAAGAGTGGTGACAGATAAATTAGTTACTTCAACAGAGAGTGATGTTTTGTTAAGGCTAGCAATAAATGGTATGAGCCTAGGTAGTTCAGATGGTGGTGTGACTATCTTAGATCTTCATTCTGGTGCATTAAGTAAAGGATCtaaattcattaatatctaTGAActagaaggaaaagataaaatatttaatgctGCAGATTTTGCTATTTATAA AGTAGTTAAAACAAAGATTCAACATGCCATAGCACATAATTTTGGAGTAGATGTcgataagatttatttaacaaaaccGACTTTCTTTTCACAAATGAATAATGTGCCAGCTAAAACTATACATGATGAATACTGGCATCCACATATTGATAAG gAAACATACGAGTATTTTCATTATAcctctttattatatttaaatgattttgaTAGAGATTTCGAAGGTGGCAAGTTTatgtttattaacaaaaacaaTGTTAATAGCACCGTAGAACCACGAAAGG GTAGAGTATTAATGTTTACATCTGGTAGTGAAAATTTGCATGCagttgaaaaaataagatcTGGAACTCGATATGCATTGACTATATCTTTCACATGTAATATGAACAAAGCAATTTCTGATCCAAGTTACcgtaatatattgaaataa